One Meles meles chromosome 13, mMelMel3.1 paternal haplotype, whole genome shotgun sequence DNA segment encodes these proteins:
- the LOC123954911 gene encoding protein C1orf194-like, producing MPFARDPFQHSTLDKDETYLGKLRTSKIPKDDLDCRLAALYNHHTGTFKNKSEILLHQETTQDTHGIIKTQFPGELLPPPPPPSITSRSNIRSRINPKKESIHSIQGSIVSPHTAATNGGYSRKNDGGFFST from the exons ATGCCTTTCGCCCGAGACCCTTTCCAGCACTCTACTTTGGATAAGGATGAGACCTACCTGGGAAAACTCCGGACTTCCA AGATACCAAAGGATGACCTGGATTGCCGCTTAGCAGCCTTGTACAACCACCACACAGGGACATTCAAGAACAAAAGTGAGATACTCTTACACCAGGAGACTACCCAGGATACCCATGGAATCATCAAGACCCAATTCCCTGGAGAACTTTTACCCCCTCCTCCACCACCTTCCATCACTTCCCGGTCTAACATCAGATCCCGGATCAACCCTAAGAAGGAGTCTATCCACAGCATCCAGGGATCCATAGTGTCCCCTCACACTGCAGCCACCAATGGAGGCTACTCCCGAAAGAATGATGGTGGCTTCTTCTCTACCTAA